From the genome of Bacteroidota bacterium, one region includes:
- a CDS encoding four helix bundle protein produces MNALSEKSLKFAVRIFKLAKHLDSKKEFIISNQILRSGTSIGANISEALYAESKLDYIHKYSIAQKECSETLYWLMILNETKILSTEEFTSINDDCIELMKLLVKTLKTLKSKKNNT; encoded by the coding sequence ATGAATGCTTTATCGGAAAAAAGTTTAAAGTTTGCAGTCCGGATATTTAAATTAGCAAAGCATCTGGATAGTAAAAAAGAATTTATTATCTCAAATCAGATTCTTAGATCAGGCACAAGCATTGGAGCTAATATAAGCGAAGCTCTTTATGCAGAATCAAAATTGGATTACATTCATAAGTATTCGATCGCCCAAAAAGAGTGTTCAGAAACCCTTTACTGGTTGATGATCCTTAATGAAACAAAAATTTTATCGACCGAAGAGTTTACAAGCATCAATGATGACTGTATAGAACTAATGAAACTTTTAGTAAAAACCTTGAAAACTCTTAAATCGAAAAAAAATAATACCTAA
- the rseP gene encoding RIP metalloprotease RseP, with product MQEVIYFIITIAVLVFVHELGHFLAAKMTGMRTEAFAIGFGRRVVGWSKNRGLSFGALPEDLDLEGYTDYRLCWLPLGGYVKISGMVDESLDAEYAQTEPKSYEFRSKSAPAKIFVILGGILMNILLAVVIFWGMNISMGKQLVEVRGLNYIPKESLAEKHGFQKGDLITAINNNKIKYLHEISEQVLIHNAGRDITVEFERNGEKKTVTIPKQNVPKDESKGPLFPILDKTEPFVDNTDASTPAGKAGIKPKDKILALNSEPVNSVTQVIDIISHSKGKPVDFTILRGKDTLAIAVTPKQDEAGAWKAGIALGGKSDTTMFTSYNYGFFEAGGKSIEQIGSVTVLTFSMLGKVISGDVAFGKAFGGPVKIAQIAADSADKGMSGFLYFIAMLSLSLAIFNLFPIPVLDGGHLVFIIIESIIKREIPLKIKLRIMNTGMALLIGLMAFVIYNDIFGK from the coding sequence ATGCAAGAAGTAATTTATTTTATAATCACTATAGCAGTTCTTGTTTTTGTGCATGAACTCGGTCACTTCCTTGCCGCCAAAATGACGGGAATGAGAACCGAGGCGTTTGCCATAGGATTTGGAAGAAGAGTTGTCGGATGGAGCAAAAACCGCGGACTCTCTTTTGGCGCACTTCCCGAAGATCTTGACCTCGAAGGCTACACCGACTACAGACTCTGCTGGCTTCCGCTCGGAGGTTATGTGAAAATCTCGGGCATGGTGGATGAAAGTCTTGATGCAGAATATGCTCAGACCGAACCAAAATCCTACGAATTCAGGTCGAAATCTGCACCTGCAAAGATATTTGTTATCCTCGGTGGAATTCTTATGAATATCCTCCTCGCAGTGGTCATCTTCTGGGGAATGAACATCTCGATGGGAAAACAACTGGTTGAGGTAAGAGGTCTCAACTACATCCCAAAGGAATCACTCGCTGAAAAGCACGGATTCCAGAAAGGTGATTTGATTACCGCCATCAACAACAACAAAATTAAATATCTCCACGAAATTAGCGAACAGGTTCTGATTCACAACGCAGGCAGGGATATAACAGTGGAATTTGAACGCAATGGCGAAAAGAAGACAGTTACAATTCCCAAACAAAATGTGCCGAAGGATGAGTCGAAGGGTCCCCTTTTCCCGATCCTCGATAAAACCGAACCTTTCGTTGACAATACAGATGCCTCAACCCCTGCGGGCAAAGCGGGCATAAAACCAAAAGACAAAATCCTCGCTCTGAACAGCGAACCCGTAAATTCGGTTACTCAGGTTATCGACATTATCTCCCATTCCAAAGGGAAACCTGTTGATTTTACAATCCTAAGAGGTAAAGACACACTCGCAATTGCTGTGACCCCGAAACAGGATGAAGCTGGAGCATGGAAAGCCGGAATCGCACTCGGTGGAAAATCCGATACCACCATGTTTACAAGCTACAACTATGGTTTCTTTGAGGCAGGCGGCAAAAGCATCGAACAGATCGGTTCAGTTACTGTTCTTACCTTCTCGATGCTTGGCAAGGTTATTTCAGGAGATGTGGCGTTCGGAAAAGCTTTCGGCGGTCCCGTAAAAATCGCCCAGATAGCTGCCGATTCCGCAGACAAAGGAATGTCGGGATTCCTCTATTTCATCGCGATGCTTTCGCTCAGCCTTGCAATATTCAACCTTTTCCCGATTCCCGTACTTGACGGTGGTCATCTCGTTTTCATTATCATCGAATCGATAATCAAACGGGAAATCCCCCTCAAAATCAAGCTCCGCATAATGAATACCGGCATGGCGCTCCTTATCGGCTTGATGGCGTTTGTTATCTATAATGATATTTTTGGAAAATGA
- a CDS encoding 1-deoxy-D-xylulose-5-phosphate reductoisomerase yields the protein MQKIAILGSSGSIGVNTLEVVRHLKDQFKVTALSVNNKIDLLEAQIAEFKPEAVCVVDKEAAAVLRSRISPEVKVFAGEEGLSDLATEIDYDVFVGAVVGFSGLRPTVEAIKKGKRIALANKETLVVAGEHIKGLCSEYDSEMIPVDSEHSAIFQCLIGEHVNEISRIILTASGGPFLRFTKEEIEKVTVEQALKHPTWKMGAKITIDSATLMNKGLELIEARWLFDLKADKLDVVVHPQSIIHSMIEFVDGSVKAQLSVPDMKLPIQYAMTYPKRIGADFVKNNFPLIGTLNFFPPDKEKFDCLAIAYDALEAGGTAPCIVNAANEIAVQKFLDKEIGFTGIPALIRKCLDKIAVEKSPDLPTVYETDQKTRKLALSLH from the coding sequence ATGCAAAAAATTGCAATTCTGGGCTCCTCGGGGTCCATCGGCGTAAACACTCTCGAAGTGGTGCGCCACCTGAAAGATCAATTTAAAGTAACAGCCTTAAGTGTAAACAACAAAATTGATCTTCTCGAAGCTCAGATAGCCGAGTTCAAGCCTGAAGCTGTCTGCGTTGTGGATAAAGAGGCTGCGGCGGTTTTGAGGTCCCGGATCAGTCCGGAAGTGAAGGTTTTCGCAGGCGAGGAGGGTCTCTCCGACCTTGCAACTGAAATAGACTACGATGTCTTCGTCGGTGCGGTTGTCGGATTTTCCGGTCTCAGACCCACAGTTGAAGCGATAAAAAAAGGGAAGAGAATCGCCCTCGCCAACAAGGAAACCCTTGTGGTTGCCGGTGAGCATATAAAAGGACTCTGCAGCGAGTACGATTCTGAAATGATACCCGTCGATTCGGAACATTCTGCCATCTTTCAGTGTCTCATAGGTGAGCATGTAAACGAGATCAGCAGGATAATTCTTACCGCCTCGGGTGGTCCCTTTCTCCGGTTTACCAAAGAGGAAATTGAAAAGGTTACAGTCGAGCAGGCTCTAAAACATCCGACATGGAAAATGGGCGCAAAAATAACGATTGATTCAGCTACTCTTATGAACAAGGGACTCGAACTGATCGAAGCCCGCTGGCTCTTTGACCTGAAGGCAGACAAACTTGATGTGGTGGTACATCCCCAGTCGATTATTCATTCAATGATTGAGTTTGTTGACGGATCGGTAAAAGCACAGTTGAGTGTACCCGATATGAAGCTGCCGATTCAATATGCGATGACATATCCAAAGAGAATTGGTGCGGATTTTGTAAAAAACAACTTCCCTCTCATAGGCACACTGAACTTCTTTCCACCCGACAAAGAGAAATTCGACTGTCTCGCCATCGCCTACGATGCCCTCGAAGCAGGCGGAACTGCCCCGTGTATCGTTAATGCTGCAAACGAGATTGCAGTTCAGAAGTTTTTAGACAAGGAAATCGGTTTTACCGGTATTCCTGCTTTAATAAGGAAGTGTCTCGACAAAATTGCGGTTGAAAAATCGCCCGACCTTCCGACAGTTTATGAAACAGACCAAAAAACAAGAAAACTCGCACTGAGTTTACATTGA
- a CDS encoding S8 family serine peptidase, whose protein sequence is MFFFSAVKKAVFLSLFIVFAITAQQVPQRVISKGNVDYLSNELIVKFRFAPATDAQGVATLSSSLAEKMDFLNVKSTKTLFPPKAMASSVNGIERIISVKYSADIDPEFAASKLSKVAEIEWIEPRIVYKTGFVPNDPSYNTQWYLPKIKAAEAWDINQGSPSIVIGIDDTGVDWNHPDLAGNIWINPGEIESNGIDDDNNGYIDDYRGWDFGGLNGTPDNNPMEDQPDHGTHVAGCASAVTNNNVGVSGIGFNSKVMAVKTSRNDQRDPSSGSPYIVYGYEGLLYAAQNGAKVINCSWGGGGYSLLGQNIINDVTALGSVVVSAAGNSSLRDPFYPAAYNNVMGVASTTSSDLRSSFSNYGTYVDVASPGSSIYNTWQDNTYASLSGTSMASPITAGLVALTMAQFPNLTPLQAAEKVRVSTDNIDNLNPSYALLLGKGRINAQRSLQSNDFKSVRAIETVFSDAVTGNNDGIFQRGETITVFVKFKNILNPVSNLNVTLVSKTANATVTANPTVSFGAKQSGDIFDNTGSLFQFTISTTAPENSELSFILDMNDSPYTDFQWITTIGNPTYATTVGNKVAVTVTSTGNLGYADYPTNSKGKGFVYDGESNMLFEGALMLSTAANQVINAARGQTQNVQDKDFQSEIPFSLKIPGVKADVEGYGAFNDNLAGGSKLGLQVKQRSYNYSATSDEDFVIVRYTVKNTSQLAVNGLYAGLYFDWDLIDGSGDRTEWNAAGNYGKVWNNSASFTTKVAAAFISGTNYLFRPIMNDGSVGGINVYDGYTDLEKFNSLSTGVTTSQIGPGDISHVVGGGPFNIAPGDSIELAFALAAGNSDATLDNAIANARLKWGVITSVKEVQDVVPASFALFQNYPNPFNPETKIKFSVAAPGLVSIKVYDILGNMVTEIINREMDKGVYEASFDAKALSSGIYFYEMKAGAFSQKMKMLLLK, encoded by the coding sequence ATGTTTTTCTTTTCCGCGGTTAAAAAAGCCGTCTTTTTGTCCCTTTTTATCGTTTTTGCGATCACCGCACAACAGGTTCCACAGAGAGTAATCTCTAAAGGAAATGTTGATTATCTTTCGAACGAACTGATAGTCAAATTCCGTTTTGCCCCGGCAACTGATGCACAGGGAGTGGCGACACTTTCCTCTTCACTCGCAGAAAAAATGGATTTCCTTAATGTGAAATCGACTAAGACACTCTTCCCGCCAAAAGCGATGGCTTCCTCTGTCAACGGAATCGAAAGAATAATTTCGGTCAAATACTCCGCCGATATCGATCCCGAATTTGCAGCATCAAAACTTTCAAAAGTTGCTGAAATCGAGTGGATCGAGCCCAGAATCGTCTATAAAACGGGATTTGTACCTAACGACCCTTCGTACAACACCCAGTGGTATCTCCCGAAAATCAAAGCTGCTGAAGCATGGGACATCAACCAGGGCTCCCCTTCAATCGTCATTGGAATTGATGATACAGGCGTTGACTGGAACCACCCCGACCTCGCCGGTAACATCTGGATTAACCCGGGCGAGATCGAAAGCAACGGAATTGACGACGACAACAACGGCTATATCGACGATTATCGCGGATGGGATTTCGGCGGCTTGAACGGCACGCCAGACAACAACCCGATGGAAGACCAGCCCGACCACGGAACACATGTCGCAGGATGTGCAAGTGCCGTAACCAACAATAATGTTGGCGTTTCCGGTATCGGTTTCAACTCAAAGGTGATGGCTGTTAAAACCTCCAGAAACGACCAGAGAGACCCCTCTTCAGGCTCCCCCTACATCGTTTACGGTTATGAAGGACTCCTCTATGCAGCCCAAAACGGTGCAAAAGTAATAAACTGCAGTTGGGGAGGTGGCGGTTATTCACTTCTCGGACAAAATATCATAAATGATGTTACGGCTCTCGGATCAGTAGTCGTCTCGGCGGCAGGAAACTCTTCCCTCAGGGATCCGTTCTATCCCGCTGCATACAACAATGTAATGGGCGTTGCGAGCACCACATCCTCCGATCTAAGGTCGTCATTCTCAAACTACGGCACCTATGTCGATGTTGCCTCCCCCGGAAGCAGCATCTACAACACATGGCAGGATAACACCTACGCAAGCCTCAGCGGCACCTCAATGGCTTCACCAATTACTGCAGGACTTGTAGCCCTCACGATGGCACAGTTCCCGAATCTCACTCCCCTTCAGGCAGCCGAAAAAGTAAGGGTTTCCACCGATAACATCGACAATCTTAATCCTTCGTATGCCCTCCTCCTCGGAAAAGGAAGAATTAACGCCCAGCGCTCTCTCCAGTCAAACGATTTTAAGTCGGTAAGAGCGATCGAAACAGTATTTTCCGATGCAGTTACAGGCAACAACGACGGCATTTTCCAGCGTGGTGAAACTATTACTGTATTTGTAAAATTTAAAAACATCCTTAATCCCGTCAGCAATCTGAATGTTACCCTCGTAAGCAAAACAGCAAATGCAACGGTAACTGCGAATCCGACAGTTTCTTTCGGTGCAAAGCAGTCGGGTGATATTTTCGACAATACCGGAAGTCTGTTTCAGTTTACAATATCAACCACTGCCCCTGAAAACTCGGAACTTTCATTCATTCTTGATATGAACGACAGCCCCTACACAGATTTTCAGTGGATTACAACAATTGGTAACCCCACTTATGCCACAACAGTCGGAAACAAAGTTGCCGTAACAGTCACCAGCACCGGTAATCTTGGATATGCCGACTACCCGACCAACTCAAAAGGGAAAGGCTTCGTTTACGACGGCGAAAGCAACATGCTTTTTGAAGGTGCACTCATGCTTTCAACAGCAGCAAATCAGGTAATTAATGCCGCAAGAGGACAGACCCAGAATGTGCAGGACAAAGACTTTCAGTCTGAAATCCCCTTCTCACTTAAAATACCGGGTGTAAAAGCTGATGTCGAGGGATACGGTGCCTTCAACGACAATCTTGCAGGTGGTTCGAAACTCGGACTTCAGGTTAAGCAGCGGTCATACAACTATTCCGCCACCAGCGATGAGGACTTCGTAATCGTTCGCTACACAGTAAAAAACACTTCACAACTGGCAGTTAACGGACTCTATGCGGGTCTCTATTTCGACTGGGATCTTATCGACGGATCAGGTGACAGAACAGAATGGAATGCCGCAGGTAACTACGGAAAAGTCTGGAACAACAGTGCCTCTTTCACCACGAAAGTTGCCGCTGCGTTCATAAGCGGTACCAACTATCTCTTCAGACCGATCATGAATGACGGTTCCGTCGGTGGAATAAATGTTTATGACGGCTACACCGACCTCGAGAAATTTAACTCCCTTTCAACGGGCGTAACAACATCGCAGATTGGTCCCGGCGACATTTCCCATGTAGTCGGTGGCGGACCTTTCAACATAGCACCCGGTGACAGCATCGAACTGGCATTCGCACTCGCAGCCGGAAACTCCGATGCCACCCTCGACAATGCAATAGCAAACGCCAGACTAAAATGGGGTGTGATCACTTCCGTAAAGGAAGTTCAGGATGTGGTGCCCGCTTCATTCGCACTCTTCCAGAACTATCCAAACCCGTTCAATCCCGAGACCAAAATCAAATTCTCGGTTGCAGCTCCCGGTCTGGTAAGCATAAAAGTATATGACATTCTCGGCAACATGGTCACCGAAATCATCAACCGCGAAATGGACAAAGGAGTCTACGAGGCTTCATTCGATGCAAAAGCTCTCAGCTCGGGAATCTACTTCTACGAAATGAAAGCAGGAGCCTTCTCACAAAAAATGAAAATGCTGCTTTTGAAGTAA
- a CDS encoding ATP-binding protein, with translation MITYQTLTDVVSQQREYLLSTPTGIAREKLPQMLPQPGVASIITGIRRCGKSTLLRQMIEQTPDFKYLNFEDVRLFQFEPGDFVKLDEIFGDFSGVCFFDEIQNIEGWERFVRTLLDKGKRVVITGSNASMLSKELGTKLTGRHLATELFPFSFREFCDFYSILPSAEAFTEYLNKGGFPEYLRIGDQNLLQTLLIDILMRDIIVRNGLREEKFVKELALYLITNSAKEFSYTSLKKLFGTGSVNTVISILNHFEDSYLFFTLQQFNFSYKKRIVSPKKIYSIDTGMLAVNSSTFSSDRGRILENSVFLHLKRGGDEIFYFRENKECDFITRSKNGEFRAIQVCYDLNEGNLDRELNGLVEALAKLNLDSGQIITHNTSDYFTKGGKSILVVPAWKWME, from the coding sequence ATGATTACATATCAAACACTTACCGATGTAGTGTCCCAACAAAGAGAGTATCTTCTCTCGACCCCAACCGGAATAGCACGGGAAAAGCTCCCTCAAATGCTCCCTCAACCGGGAGTTGCATCAATCATCACCGGAATAAGAAGGTGCGGTAAGAGCACCCTGCTGAGACAAATGATCGAGCAAACTCCGGACTTCAAATATCTAAACTTTGAAGATGTGAGGCTGTTTCAGTTTGAACCGGGTGATTTCGTTAAGCTGGATGAAATTTTCGGGGACTTCAGTGGAGTCTGTTTTTTTGATGAGATTCAAAATATTGAAGGATGGGAAAGATTTGTAAGAACACTTCTCGACAAGGGTAAGAGGGTGGTAATCACAGGTTCAAATGCATCGATGTTGAGCAAGGAACTTGGTACAAAGCTTACGGGCAGGCACCTCGCAACCGAGCTTTTCCCGTTTTCATTCAGAGAGTTTTGTGATTTTTACTCCATCCTGCCTTCAGCGGAGGCGTTTACCGAATATCTGAACAAGGGAGGATTCCCCGAGTATTTAAGAATCGGCGATCAGAATCTTCTTCAGACACTTCTGATTGATATCCTGATGCGGGATATAATCGTAAGAAACGGACTCAGGGAGGAGAAATTTGTGAAGGAACTTGCACTTTATCTGATCACCAATTCCGCTAAGGAGTTTTCATATACTTCACTAAAAAAACTGTTCGGAACGGGATCGGTAAACACGGTAATCTCGATTCTAAACCATTTCGAAGACAGTTATCTCTTTTTTACTCTGCAGCAATTCAATTTCTCTTATAAAAAGAGAATTGTCTCTCCGAAAAAAATATATTCCATCGATACAGGGATGTTGGCAGTAAACAGCTCCACCTTCTCGTCAGACAGAGGGAGAATCCTCGAAAATTCAGTTTTTCTTCACCTTAAAAGGGGTGGTGATGAGATTTTCTATTTCAGGGAAAACAAAGAATGTGATTTTATCACCCGGTCAAAAAACGGAGAGTTCAGGGCAATTCAGGTTTGTTATGACCTGAATGAAGGCAATCTTGACAGGGAGTTGAACGGTCTTGTCGAAGCACTTGCAAAACTGAATCTTGATTCGGGTCAAATCATCACACACAATACCTCCGATTACTTCACAAAGGGAGGTAAATCCATTCTCGTCGTGCCTGCCTGGAAATGGATGGAATAA
- a CDS encoding 8-oxo-dGTP diphosphatase, which yields MKLATLCYVKDVKNGTTLMLHRIKKENDMHEGKWNGLGGKFEPGETPEECVIREVREESGLEIKNPKMEGFITFPAFDDIDDWYVFVFTAEEFSGDLIDSPEGVLEWIPDSELFNLNLWEGDTIFMKWFGSGKVFSAKFEYDKGEFTSHDVIFY from the coding sequence ATGAAACTTGCCACACTTTGTTATGTCAAGGATGTGAAAAACGGCACAACTCTCATGCTCCACAGAATAAAAAAGGAAAATGACATGCATGAAGGGAAGTGGAACGGGCTCGGAGGCAAGTTTGAACCGGGGGAGACACCCGAGGAATGTGTCATCAGAGAGGTAAGGGAAGAGTCGGGACTCGAGATAAAAAATCCCAAAATGGAGGGGTTCATCACCTTCCCGGCATTTGATGACATTGATGACTGGTATGTTTTTGTTTTTACCGCAGAGGAGTTCTCCGGTGACCTGATCGACTCCCCCGAAGGTGTTCTCGAGTGGATACCCGACTCGGAACTCTTCAACCTCAATCTCTGGGAAGGTGACACAATTTTTATGAAGTGGTTCGGCTCGGGTAAGGTATTCTCCGCCAAATTCGAGTACGACAAAGGGGAATTCACCAGCCACGATGTAATCTTTTATTAA
- a CDS encoding glycosidase has product MLNNPKLYEINTRVWIKKFGPDAKIKDIPVTVWSDLREKGINFIWLLGLWKTCGDNIDETCFTPELVRQYNAALKDWTRDDVIGSPFAIDDYVINPDLGSEADVLQLKKTLNDLGMALILDFVPNHFGSTSRVLRDNPEIFLSVDKKSFEEEPHTYFSSPFHKNQFFAHGRDPFFPAWRDTVQLNYFNPFTRDYMSGVLQNISQLCDGVRCSMSMLILNNVFGNTWSGAADQHKYPETNDEFWQSAIKEIKSFNPGFIFIAETYWNLERSLQNLGFDYTTDKVLYDKLKNNGANEIRGHLTADMNMQQKSVRFVEKYEEERALHAFGHDKSMAAAVIATTIPGLTLYQDGQWEGRKQKQPLQLGREAQAQIHPKVEKFYKKLLQITNDRAFKDGIWELLFCHRAWDDNGSSANLLAWKWKLAVRNVLVVVNYSPVQSQCLLKFPVSIADDRVLLNDVLNDKIYIRSLAEVLEKGLYIDLPPYKSHIFVFDEEYTDSGNYY; this is encoded by the coding sequence ATGCTAAACAATCCAAAACTTTACGAAATAAATACCCGCGTATGGATCAAAAAATTCGGTCCTGATGCAAAAATAAAAGATATTCCTGTTACTGTTTGGAGCGATCTGAGGGAAAAGGGGATAAACTTCATCTGGCTGCTCGGGCTGTGGAAGACCTGTGGCGACAATATCGACGAAACCTGTTTCACCCCTGAACTTGTGAGACAATATAATGCCGCATTGAAAGACTGGACACGGGACGATGTAATCGGGTCACCTTTTGCGATCGATGATTATGTAATCAATCCCGATCTTGGCTCGGAAGCAGATGTTCTCCAACTTAAGAAGACACTTAACGACCTTGGAATGGCACTTATCCTCGACTTTGTGCCCAACCATTTCGGTTCAACAAGCAGAGTGCTGCGGGACAATCCTGAAATTTTCCTTTCTGTCGACAAAAAATCATTTGAAGAAGAGCCACATACCTACTTCTCATCACCATTCCATAAAAATCAGTTTTTTGCCCATGGAAGAGATCCGTTTTTCCCTGCGTGGCGCGATACCGTACAATTGAATTATTTTAATCCCTTCACCCGCGACTACATGTCGGGGGTTTTGCAGAATATCAGTCAGTTGTGCGACGGGGTAAGGTGTTCGATGTCGATGCTGATTCTTAATAATGTTTTTGGAAACACCTGGAGCGGAGCGGCAGATCAGCATAAATATCCCGAGACAAATGACGAGTTTTGGCAGTCTGCAATAAAGGAGATAAAGTCGTTTAATCCCGGGTTCATTTTCATAGCCGAGACTTACTGGAATCTTGAAAGATCACTTCAAAATCTCGGGTTCGATTACACCACCGACAAAGTGCTTTATGACAAATTAAAAAACAACGGTGCAAATGAAATAAGGGGTCATCTGACCGCGGACATGAATATGCAGCAAAAATCGGTTCGATTTGTCGAGAAATATGAGGAGGAGAGGGCACTTCACGCATTCGGACACGATAAATCGATGGCAGCGGCAGTAATCGCGACTACAATTCCGGGTTTGACACTCTATCAGGACGGACAATGGGAAGGGAGGAAACAGAAACAGCCACTTCAACTCGGGAGGGAGGCGCAGGCGCAGATTCATCCAAAAGTTGAGAAATTCTACAAAAAACTGCTGCAAATCACCAACGACAGGGCTTTTAAGGATGGTATTTGGGAGCTGCTCTTTTGTCACCGTGCGTGGGATGACAATGGATCCAGTGCAAACTTGCTTGCCTGGAAGTGGAAACTCGCAGTGAGGAATGTTCTTGTTGTGGTAAACTACTCGCCCGTCCAATCCCAGTGTCTGTTGAAATTCCCGGTTTCAATTGCTGATGACAGAGTGCTTTTGAACGATGTGCTTAATGACAAAATTTACATAAGATCACTCGCGGAAGTGCTGGAGAAAGGTTTGTATATCGACCTTCCTCCTTATAAAAGTCACATTTTCGTTTTTGATGAGGAATACACAGATTCAGGCAACTACTATTGA
- a CDS encoding MarR family transcriptional regulator yields MIDETAKKFAELTCSLSRECGRKEEFFARCYNLTPAELRLLMLFGERHFISIKELSTHLALTPGRITHILTSLEEKKLVSRKQDEIDKRSFNVYLTGQSRPYINKINMGHILVHKEIFDTLDETTRENVIIVMESLITAMKNWVVNETGREVTA; encoded by the coding sequence ATGATAGACGAAACAGCAAAAAAGTTTGCGGAATTAACCTGTTCGCTTTCCAGAGAGTGTGGCAGAAAGGAAGAGTTCTTTGCGAGGTGTTATAATCTCACCCCTGCAGAGTTAAGACTTCTGATGCTATTTGGTGAAAGGCATTTTATTTCAATTAAGGAGTTATCCACACATTTGGCTCTAACACCCGGCAGGATAACTCACATCCTCACTTCGCTTGAGGAGAAGAAACTCGTTTCAAGGAAGCAGGACGAGATCGATAAAAGAAGTTTTAATGTTTACCTTACCGGGCAAAGCAGACCCTACATCAATAAGATAAACATGGGGCATATTTTAGTACATAAAGAAATTTTTGACACCCTTGACGAGACCACACGGGAAAATGTGATCATCGTGATGGAGTCGCTGATAACAGCCATGAAGAACTGGGTGGTCAATGAAACCGGCAGAGAAGTAACTGCATAG
- a CDS encoding 4Fe-4S dicluster domain-containing protein, translating into MKNTDPNNFREKLDTIMSQDIALCYQCGKCSAGCPVRDFTETPPNRVGRFVQLGFYEKAISSPSIWLCAGCQTCSTRCPQGFDMARFMDALRELAIEYGIKPPDPDGMAFHRSFLNQIKNFGRSYEIGFLLEYKLKTRHFFQDLDLAPVTLIKGKLGLLPPKVKGKKSIRKIFAEAEGGKA; encoded by the coding sequence ATGAAAAATACAGACCCGAACAATTTCCGAGAGAAATTAGATACAATAATGTCCCAGGATATTGCACTTTGTTATCAATGTGGCAAATGTTCTGCGGGCTGTCCCGTGAGGGACTTTACCGAAACTCCACCCAACAGGGTTGGAAGATTCGTACAACTGGGCTTTTACGAAAAAGCAATTTCTTCACCATCAATCTGGCTGTGTGCCGGGTGTCAGACTTGTAGCACGAGGTGCCCGCAAGGTTTCGATATGGCGCGGTTCATGGATGCCCTCCGTGAACTGGCAATAGAGTATGGAATAAAACCGCCTGACCCCGATGGCATGGCTTTCCACAGATCATTCCTTAACCAGATAAAAAACTTCGGCAGATCTTATGAGATCGGCTTCCTCCTCGAATATAAACTTAAAACACGACATTTTTTCCAGGACCTCGACCTGGCTCCCGTTACCTTGATTAAAGGGAAACTGGGTTTGCTTCCTCCAAAAGTAAAAGGGAAGAAGAGCATCAGGAAGATTTTCGCTGAAGCGGAAGGAGGCAAGGCATGA